Proteins from a genomic interval of Haemorhous mexicanus isolate bHaeMex1 chromosome Z, bHaeMex1.pri, whole genome shotgun sequence:
- the FBXO4 gene encoding F-box only protein 4, producing MAAAAEPRGAGLEAAVRGGLRVLRERWMRGTRERGGTAPAPPPAPPDGAEGESALQTLPIDVQLNIMSFLSPQDLCRLGSTSCYWRTAVQDPLLWRYFLLRDLPSWTSIDWKSLPDEEVFNKAFSEVSDNALYDYMAVYKRSCPQGRRSLKSSRPRYGTVTSFLQSLVTQAEPRFAMFGPGLEELDNSLVQKMMTCPEILLVAGLPHRQIHGIGSGVSFQFNNQKFNIVTLYSTTSAERRRAREEQAVAVNKMFYQENSTVGNQQTTHYSVIAQVRKVCEVVDGFIYVANAEAHREHDRQEELAHILAMIDPALGPPNRPLLVLSCVSHVAVKRIPCVYVAHQLQLNLLYQPWMMQDTVAATLDGLLNGIEWLLEEANCKSAQ from the exons ATGGCGGCGGCAGCGGAGCCGCGCGGCGCCGGCCTGGAGGCCGCGGTGCGGGGCGGGCTGCGCGTCCTGCGGGAGCGCTGGATGCGCGGCACCCGCGAGCGCGGCGGcaccgcgcccgccccgccgccggcgcCCCCGGACGGCGCGGAGGGAGAGAGCGCCCTGCAGACTCTGCCG ATCGACGTGCAGCTGAACATCATGTCCTTCCTCTCGCCCCAAGATTTGTGCCGCTTAGGAAGCACGAGTTGTTACTGGAGGACAGCTGTGCAAGACCCGTTGTTAtggaggtattttctcctgcGGGATCTTCCCTCTTGGACATCTATTGATTGGAAATCACTTCCAGATGAGGAGGTTTTTAATAAAGCCTTTTCAGAGGTCAGCGACAATGCGCTGTATGATTACATGGCAGT ATATAAAAGGAGCTGTCCTCAGGGTAGAAGAAGTTTGAAATCAAGCCGTCCCCGGTATGGGACTGTGACTTCCTTTTTGCAATCACTGGTCACTCAGGCAGAACCTCGCTTTGCTATGTTTGGGCCAGGTTTGGAAGAGCTGGACAACTCTTTAGTACAAAAGATGATGACATGCCCAGAAATTCTGCTGGTAGCTGGCCTACCTCATAGACAAATTCATG GAATTGGATCAGGAGTCAGTTTTCAGTTTAACAATCAAAAATTCAATATTGTGACATTGTATTCCACCACGAG TGCGGAAAGGAGGAGAGCAAGGGAGGAGCAAGCTGTTGCTGTGAATAAGATGTTTTACCAAGAGAACAGCACAGTAGGGAACCAGCAAACCACGCACTACAGTGTAATAGCTCAAGTGAGGAAGGTGTGCGAAGTAGTTGATGGATTCATTTATGTTGCTAATGCAGAAGCTCACAGAG aACATGATCGTCAGGAGGAGCTGGCTCATATTTTGGCAATGATTGATCCAGCCCTTGGGCCTCCGAACAGACCTCTGCTGGTTTTGTCCTGTGTGTCTCATGTTGCTGTGAAAAGAATTCCATGTGTTTACGTGGCACATCAGTTGCAGCTAAATCTGCTGTATCAGCCCTGGATG